A DNA window from Fusobacterium sp. JB019 contains the following coding sequences:
- a CDS encoding nucleoside transporter C-terminal domain-containing protein — MRGIVGIVVVIFIGWLLSYERKSVNWRIIGAGFSLQILFAFIVLKTKVGAYILGKMAAGISSIMFQANAGISFLFGSLGSPDNLGMIFAFQVLPLIVFFGALVSVLYYLGIMQLVIKYIGGFIGKVVGTKEVESISAAANIFLGQTDAPLLVKPYISNLSRSELFAVLTGGVASVSGTVLAGYAALGVPMKYLIAGSFMAAPSGLIFAKLIMPEKSGNIKDNKKVVFHKSEAVNIADAAAKGTMDGLKMAVSMGALLVAFIGLITLANTIVADIGGFFGVNITIQKILGYLFSPLAYVMGIPWNEAVTAGSLLGEKMVLNEFVAYASFGKIMDGLSEKTITIMSFALLGFANISSIAILIGGVGGLAPDRKKDIAKMGVRAILGGFLASILNGIIAGVFFG; from the coding sequence ATGAGGGGAATAGTAGGAATTGTAGTAGTTATTTTTATAGGGTGGTTATTATCTTATGAAAGAAAAAGTGTAAACTGGAGAATTATTGGGGCAGGATTTTCACTTCAAATTTTATTTGCATTTATTGTTTTAAAAACTAAAGTGGGTGCTTATATTTTAGGAAAGATGGCAGCAGGAATTTCCAGTATAATGTTTCAAGCTAATGCGGGAATAAGTTTTTTGTTTGGAAGTTTAGGCTCTCCTGATAATTTAGGTATGATATTTGCATTTCAAGTTTTACCTTTGATTGTTTTTTTTGGAGCGTTAGTTTCTGTTTTATATTATCTAGGAATTATGCAATTAGTAATAAAATATATAGGAGGTTTTATAGGTAAAGTTGTAGGTACTAAAGAAGTTGAATCTATCTCAGCAGCAGCGAATATATTTTTAGGACAAACAGATGCTCCTCTTTTAGTAAAACCTTATATATCCAATTTAAGTCGGTCAGAATTATTTGCAGTTTTAACTGGTGGGGTTGCCTCTGTTTCAGGAACAGTTTTAGCAGGTTATGCAGCTTTGGGAGTTCCCATGAAATATTTAATTGCAGGATCATTTATGGCAGCTCCAAGTGGTCTTATTTTTGCAAAGTTAATAATGCCAGAAAAATCTGGAAATATAAAAGATAATAAAAAAGTTGTGTTTCATAAAAGTGAAGCAGTGAATATAGCTGATGCAGCAGCAAAAGGAACTATGGATGGATTGAAAATGGCAGTTTCTATGGGGGCATTGTTAGTTGCGTTTATAGGATTGATAACTTTGGCGAATACTATAGTTGCTGACATAGGTGGATTTTTTGGAGTGAATATTACAATTCAAAAAATATTAGGATATTTATTTTCTCCTTTAGCTTATGTTATGGGAATTCCTTGGAATGAAGCAGTTACAGCAGGAAGTCTTTTAGGAGAAAAGATGGTATTAAATGAATTTGTTGCATATGCTTCTTTTGGTAAAATAATGGATGGATTATCAGAAAAGACAATAACAATTATGAGTTTTGCTCTTTTAGGATTTGCAAATATTTCTTCAATAGCAATTTTAATAGGAGGAGTTGGAGGATTAGCTCCTGATAGGAAAAAAGATATTGCTAAAATGGGGGTAAGAGCTATCTTAGGAGGATTTTTGGCATCAATATTAAATGGGATAATAGCAGGAGTATTTTTTGGATAA
- a CDS encoding thymidine phosphorylase — protein MRAVDIIQDKRDGKILSKEEISFLLDGYLKGEIPDYQMSSFLMAVYFKGMSKEELKVFTEKMVNSGEIIKFEGVNKFLIDKHSTGGVGDKTTIALAGLFASFDIGTAKLSGRGLGHTGGTIDKFESIEGFTFPQTKEELICMTNTTGTGVMGASSKIVPLDKKIYALRDVTATVQSIPLIASSIMSKKLAVHADGLILDVKVGSGAFMKNIEEARKLAKSMLDIGESFGRKVAAILTNMDEPLGLAVGNSNEVIEAIETLKGKGPEDFTELVETLTAMALMIKGDVKDLETGKLKVKEVIESGKAIKYLKDFIKYAGGNPDLTDDYSLLPLAKNEFLVKADCNGWVKGIEAEKVGKAGMVLGAGRATKEDIIDHSVGVILNKKTGDKVKIGDVIAKLQYNDNKNLDSSINFIKEAFEISKEKAIPKKVIFEIHTVNI, from the coding sequence ATGAGAGCAGTAGATATAATACAAGACAAAAGAGATGGTAAAATTCTTTCTAAAGAGGAAATTAGTTTTCTTTTAGATGGTTATTTAAAAGGTGAAATTCCTGATTATCAAATGTCATCTTTTTTAATGGCAGTATATTTTAAAGGGATGTCTAAAGAAGAATTGAAAGTGTTTACGGAAAAAATGGTGAATAGTGGAGAAATAATAAAATTTGAAGGAGTGAATAAATTTTTAATAGATAAACATTCTACTGGTGGAGTTGGAGATAAAACAACAATTGCTTTAGCTGGTTTGTTTGCTAGTTTTGATATAGGGACTGCTAAACTTTCTGGTAGAGGGCTTGGACATACAGGAGGAACAATAGATAAATTTGAATCAATAGAAGGATTTACTTTTCCTCAAACAAAGGAAGAATTAATATGTATGACAAATACAACAGGAACTGGAGTAATGGGAGCTTCAAGTAAAATAGTTCCACTTGATAAAAAAATATATGCGTTAAGGGATGTTACAGCTACAGTTCAGAGTATACCATTAATTGCAAGTTCAATAATGAGTAAAAAACTTGCAGTTCATGCAGATGGTTTAATTTTGGATGTTAAAGTTGGTTCAGGAGCTTTTATGAAAAATATTGAAGAAGCAAGAAAATTAGCAAAATCTATGTTGGATATAGGGGAAAGTTTTGGAAGAAAAGTAGCAGCAATATTAACTAATATGGATGAACCTCTAGGATTAGCAGTAGGAAATTCAAATGAAGTAATAGAAGCAATAGAAACTTTAAAAGGAAAAGGACCTGAAGATTTTACAGAACTTGTAGAGACTCTAACAGCAATGGCTCTAATGATAAAGGGTGATGTTAAAGATTTAGAAACAGGTAAATTAAAAGTTAAAGAAGTTATAGAGTCAGGGAAGGCAATTAAATATTTAAAAGATTTTATAAAATATGCAGGAGGAAATCCTGATTTGACAGATGATTATTCTTTATTACCTTTAGCTAAAAATGAATTTTTAGTTAAAGCTGATTGTAATGGTTGGGTAAAGGGAATAGAAGCAGAAAAAGTAGGAAAAGCGGGAATGGTTTTAGGAGCAGGAAGAGCAACAAAAGAAGATATTATAGATCATTCAGTAGGTGTTATTCTTAATAAAAAAACAGGAGATAAAGTTAAAATAGGAGATGTTATAGCTAAACTGCAATATAATGATAATAAAAACTTAGATTCATCTATTAATTTTATAAAGGAAGCTTTTGAAATTTCAAAAGAAAAAGCTATACCTAAAAAAGTAATATTTGAAATTCATACTGTAAATATATAG
- the deoC gene encoding deoxyribose-phosphate aldolase, translating into MKINKYIDHTLLKAVATSEDIEKLCEEAKEYNFASVCVNSCYVKTCFEILKGTDVKVCAVIGFPLGAMSTASKIFEAKDCIKNGAKEVDMVINVGMLKAKKYNYIEEEIRKIKEAVGENILKVIIETCYLTDAEKIKVCELSMKAHADFVKTSTGFGTGGATFEDVALMKKVVGNICKVKASGGVRDLKTALKYIEIGAERLGTSSGIKLMKGE; encoded by the coding sequence ATGAAAATAAATAAATATATCGATCATACACTTTTAAAGGCTGTAGCAACATCAGAAGATATTGAGAAATTATGTGAGGAAGCTAAAGAATATAACTTTGCTTCAGTGTGTGTAAATAGTTGTTATGTAAAAACATGTTTTGAAATATTAAAGGGTACAGATGTTAAGGTTTGTGCAGTTATTGGATTTCCTTTGGGAGCAATGTCAACAGCAAGCAAAATTTTTGAAGCTAAGGATTGTATAAAAAATGGAGCTAAAGAAGTAGATATGGTTATAAATGTGGGGATGCTAAAAGCCAAAAAATATAACTATATTGAAGAAGAAATACGAAAAATAAAAGAAGCTGTAGGAGAAAATATATTAAAAGTAATAATTGAAACTTGTTATTTAACAGATGCTGAAAAAATTAAAGTTTGCGAACTTTCAATGAAGGCTCATGCTGATTTTGTAAAGACTTCAACAGGATTTGGAACAGGAGGTGCAACTTTTGAAGATGTAGCTTTAATGAAAAAAGTAGTTGGAAATATTTGTAAAGTTAAGGCTTCTGGTGGAGTAAGAGATTTAAAAACAGCATTAAAATATATTGAAATAGGAGCAGAAAGACTTGGAACGAGTTCAGGAATTAAACTTATGAAAGGAGAGTAA
- a CDS encoding Crp/Fnr family transcriptional regulator, translating to MNIDDYIYNNHLSHIITPKIKSKIFIKNYSPNEIILNSHNKVNNIYFIVKGKVEISYITSSGKHLFLNSLEKGDFFGDVEYVNKCNTIYDVSAIGDTTIILLPFNIIDIFLNDNVYFWKLLCIETNKKILDTNHIVIANKSLNLKSLLVNYIIQNNFKIYFDSLKELSIKLNSSYRNLTRVIKYLLKENIIIKTKHSIIVIDKEKFLDLAEEL from the coding sequence ATGAATATTGACGACTATATCTATAACAATCATCTTTCACATATAATTACCCCTAAAATCAAATCTAAAATTTTTATAAAAAATTATTCTCCAAATGAAATAATTTTAAACTCACACAACAAAGTAAATAATATATATTTTATTGTAAAGGGTAAAGTTGAAATTTCATATATAACATCCTCTGGAAAACATCTTTTTTTAAACTCTCTTGAAAAAGGAGATTTTTTTGGAGATGTTGAGTATGTTAACAAATGCAATACTATATACGATGTCTCTGCCATTGGAGACACCACTATAATTTTATTACCCTTTAATATTATTGATATTTTTTTAAATGACAATGTTTATTTTTGGAAACTTTTATGTATTGAAACTAATAAAAAAATTCTTGATACTAATCATATTGTTATTGCGAATAAATCTCTAAATCTAAAATCTTTACTTGTTAATTATATTATTCAAAATAATTTTAAAATTTACTTCGATTCTTTAAAAGAATTATCTATTAAATTAAATTCTAGTTATAGAAATCTTACTAGAGTTATAAAATATCTTCTCAAAGAAAATATCATTATCAAAACTAAACATTCTATAATTGTTATTGATAAAGAAAAATTTTTAGATCTAGCTGAAGAACTTTAA
- a CDS encoding phosphopentomutase, which yields MDSIKRVILIVLDSAGVGELPDAELFGDVGSNTFGHIGEITGGLDLPNMQKLGLGNIIEIKGVPKEKKPTGLYGKAKELAKGKDTTTGHWEIAGLVTKTPFPTYPNGFPKDTIEEFEKRTGRKILCNLPYSGTEVINDYGDEAVKNKNFIVYTSADPVFQIAAHEKHISLDELYEACKVALEICNEKSPVARVIARPFIGKNGDYTRTSNRHDFSVLPSGKTLLDELKENKLDVISIGKISDIFAGQGITKNKGSNKDNLDGILKTIAAIEEDTKGLIFTNLVDFDAKYGHRRNAFGYKEALEEFDNYLPKIISKMKDSDLLIITADHGCDPTFKGTDHTREYIPILAYSKNIKSGNIGIRESFSDIAATIKKILLEKEEKNSFIK from the coding sequence ATGGATTCTATAAAAAGAGTGATATTAATAGTACTGGATAGTGCTGGTGTAGGTGAATTACCAGATGCTGAATTATTTGGAGATGTGGGATCGAATACTTTTGGACATATAGGAGAAATAACAGGAGGACTAGATTTACCTAACATGCAAAAATTAGGGTTAGGAAATATTATTGAGATAAAAGGTGTTCCTAAAGAAAAAAAACCTACAGGATTATATGGGAAAGCTAAAGAGTTAGCAAAAGGAAAAGATACAACAACAGGTCACTGGGAAATAGCTGGACTTGTAACAAAGACTCCATTTCCTACTTATCCTAATGGATTTCCAAAAGATACAATAGAAGAATTTGAAAAAAGAACAGGAAGAAAAATATTATGTAACTTACCATATTCAGGAACAGAAGTAATAAATGATTATGGAGATGAAGCAGTTAAAAATAAAAACTTTATAGTTTATACAAGTGCAGATCCAGTTTTTCAAATAGCAGCTCATGAAAAACACATTTCATTAGATGAATTGTATGAAGCTTGCAAAGTTGCATTAGAAATATGTAATGAAAAATCTCCAGTAGCTAGAGTTATAGCAAGACCGTTTATAGGAAAAAATGGGGATTATACGAGAACATCTAATAGACATGACTTTTCGGTTCTTCCTTCTGGGAAAACTCTTTTAGACGAATTAAAAGAAAATAAGTTAGATGTTATTAGTATAGGGAAAATAAGTGATATTTTTGCAGGTCAAGGAATAACTAAAAATAAAGGAAGTAATAAAGATAATTTAGATGGAATTTTAAAAACAATAGCTGCTATAGAAGAAGATACCAAGGGTCTAATTTTTACTAATTTAGTTGATTTTGATGCTAAGTACGGACATAGAAGAAATGCCTTTGGATATAAAGAAGCTTTAGAAGAATTTGATAATTATCTTCCTAAAATAATTTCAAAAATGAAGGATTCAGATTTATTAATTATAACAGCAGATCATGGCTGTGATCCTACATTTAAAGGAACAGATCATACAAGAGAATATATACCTATTTTAGCCTATTCAAAAAATATAAAAAGTGGTAATATAGGTATAAGAGAAAGCTTTTCGGATATAGCTGCAACAATAAAAAAAATATTATTAGAAAAAGAAGAAAAAAATAGTTTTATAAAATAA
- the cdd gene encoding cytidine deaminase, translating to MNEDQILSYIDEAIKVRSKAYAKYSNFKVGAILIDNKDNMYKGVNVENSSYGLSNCAERSAIFSAVSGGMKNIKVLCVVGDTSNPISPCGACRQVIKEFSNDETVIILSNLKKEYKVYNIEELLPYGFKL from the coding sequence ATGAATGAAGATCAGATATTATCTTATATTGATGAAGCTATAAAAGTAAGATCCAAAGCTTACGCAAAGTATTCTAATTTTAAGGTAGGGGCTATACTTATAGATAATAAAGATAATATGTACAAAGGGGTTAATGTTGAAAATAGCTCCTATGGATTGTCAAATTGTGCAGAGAGAAGTGCTATATTTTCTGCAGTTTCAGGTGGAATGAAAAATATAAAAGTTCTTTGTGTTGTAGGGGATACATCGAATCCAATATCTCCTTGTGGAGCATGTAGACAAGTTATAAAAGAATTTTCAAATGATGAAACAGTTATTATTCTTTCTAATTTAAAAAAAGAATATAAAGTATATAATATTGAAGAATTGCTTCCTTATGGTTTTAAATTATAA